The Bacteroidota bacterium genome segment GGGTTTTTTGACGATAATTTCATGCATATTGCATTATGACAACCATTAAACTTGATAAAGTAAAACACAAAGGAAAAGAAGTTTTATTATTGAAATTTCCTTACAATTTTGAATTGCAAACCATCGCGAAGCGCCTGCCTGATGCCAGGTGGAGCAAAACCCACAAAGCATGGTATACCCCCTATTCGGTGGAAACTTTACATGAAGTAAAGAAACTATTTACCGGTAAAGCCGCCATTGACGCAGGTATTTTAAAAGAAAGACTGGCTTTTGCCAAAACGGCCCCACCGGATATAAAAGAATACCCGTTTACAGATGAAGCGAGAAACAAAATTGAAAAATTTAAAAGCTGGATGCGCTCAAAAAGGTACAGCGAAAGCACCATTGGAACATACAGCGATGCATTGAAAACATTTTTAAAATTTTATTCGAACAAAACTATTTCAGAAATAACGAATGAGGATGTGATAGAATTTAACAACAAGTACATTTTAACGAATAATTTATCGGCATCGTTCCAGAACCAGGTAGTGAACGCCATTAAATTATTTTTTTCGGAAATAGAGAAAAATGTACTGGATATTAAAAACATACACCGCCCCAAAAAACCATTCACACTGCCGGATGTATTAAGTTTAAACGAAGTTGAAAAAATGCTGAACAGCCTGGATAATATTAAACACAAAACCATGCTCGCGTTAATTTACTCAGGCGGATTAAGAAGGAGTGAATTATTGAACATGCAGATAAATGACGTTGATTCAAAACGCATGATCATTACCATAAGAGGGGCAAAAGGAAATAAAGACAGGATTGTTCCTTTGGCTGAAACAATTTTAGAGATGCTTCGGAAATATTATCCGGAATACAAACCAAAGAAATACCTTTTTGAGGGACAAAAAGGCGAAAAATACACAGAAACCAGTCTTGCCGAAGTATTTCATAAAGCAAAAAGATTGGCAAAAATAAATAAAAGTGTTAGCTTACATACTTTAAGGCACAGTTATGCCACCCATCTGCTAGAAGGCGGCACAAATTTGAGGTATATACAAGAGCTATTGGGACATAAGAACCCCAAAACCACTCAAATTTATACCCATGTAAGCAGTGAGGGATTGGGAAAAGTTACCAGCCCGCTTGAAAAATTGAAATTGAAATAATGAAAATAAAACACAGTATTCAAAAACAAAAACCCTACAAAGCCAATCAAAATTGGGTGGCTTGGAACGGTTTTCATACTGAAAACCGCTCATATAAATGAGTTAGGCCGCATTTTATGACAATGACAGACGAAAATAAACTCGCACTTTTATTGACTCGGGCGAAAAACCTAAGATATAATGACACCAACGACCTTGACGACATTATTCAAAAGACCAAACTACATTTAAATAGGTACTTCCCCGACAAACCAGTTTATTCCAAAGAAATATCCGACATTTCATTCGCGCCCAC includes the following:
- a CDS encoding site-specific integrase, which encodes MTTIKLDKVKHKGKEVLLLKFPYNFELQTIAKRLPDARWSKTHKAWYTPYSVETLHEVKKLFTGKAAIDAGILKERLAFAKTAPPDIKEYPFTDEARNKIEKFKSWMRSKRYSESTIGTYSDALKTFLKFYSNKTISEITNEDVIEFNNKYILTNNLSASFQNQVVNAIKLFFSEIEKNVLDIKNIHRPKKPFTLPDVLSLNEVEKMLNSLDNIKHKTMLALIYSGGLRRSELLNMQINDVDSKRMIITIRGAKGNKDRIVPLAETILEMLRKYYPEYKPKKYLFEGQKGEKYTETSLAEVFHKAKRLAKINKSVSLHTLRHSYATHLLEGGTNLRYIQELLGHKNPKTTQIYTHVSSEGLGKVTSPLEKLKLK